In Myxococcus stipitatus, the following are encoded in one genomic region:
- a CDS encoding thioredoxin family protein translates to MRYLAACLLLSGLVACTAANTNTPVSADATHAGAPLPFIDDDYPRALAEAKAKGVPLFVDVWAPWCHTCRSMKAYVLSDKSLAAHADRFVWLQVNTDLTQNAAFQEQFPIEFWPTLFIIDPRAEKPLLRFAGSATVDQLVKLFEDGERAYKGGVTGAEALLARGDALSGEGRSAEAAEALTEALAEAPADWSRRGRALESLLMVLYSTFDEAKAKECATKALEMLPGTPRSLSWANSAATGLMCSLMVPDGAAGVTELRAALEAKVVEAMGPPAIQMAGDDRSGLYDARVAARKAAKDEAGVKVLAEEWLKYLEGEAARAPNADARSVFDSHRMSAAMKLGQMERVVPALLQSEKDLPHDYNPPARLSSAYKTLGRLDEALAASDRALALVQGARRLSVVSTRVDILIARKDSAGAAKTLEDAIAYAKTLPAAQVSPRLVKNLEKKLTELQATAQPAPK, encoded by the coding sequence ATGCGCTATCTAGCCGCCTGCCTGCTGCTCTCGGGGCTCGTCGCCTGCACCGCCGCGAACACGAACACGCCCGTGTCCGCGGATGCGACGCATGCCGGTGCCCCCCTGCCTTTCATCGATGACGACTACCCGCGTGCGCTCGCGGAAGCGAAGGCGAAGGGCGTCCCGCTCTTCGTCGACGTCTGGGCGCCGTGGTGCCACACCTGTCGCTCGATGAAGGCGTACGTCCTGTCGGACAAGTCCCTGGCCGCGCACGCGGACCGCTTCGTCTGGCTGCAGGTGAACACCGACCTGACGCAGAACGCGGCGTTCCAGGAGCAGTTCCCCATCGAGTTCTGGCCCACGCTGTTCATCATCGACCCGCGCGCGGAGAAGCCGCTCCTGCGCTTCGCGGGCAGCGCCACCGTGGACCAGCTGGTGAAGCTCTTCGAGGATGGCGAGCGCGCCTACAAGGGCGGTGTCACGGGCGCGGAGGCGCTCCTGGCGCGCGGTGACGCGCTGTCGGGTGAGGGGCGCTCGGCCGAGGCCGCGGAGGCGCTGACGGAGGCGCTGGCCGAGGCTCCCGCTGATTGGTCCCGCCGGGGCCGCGCGCTGGAGTCGCTGCTGATGGTCCTGTACTCGACGTTCGACGAGGCCAAGGCGAAGGAGTGCGCGACGAAGGCGCTGGAGATGCTTCCGGGCACGCCTCGCTCGCTGTCGTGGGCCAACAGCGCGGCGACGGGGCTCATGTGCTCGCTGATGGTTCCGGACGGCGCCGCGGGTGTCACCGAGCTGCGCGCCGCGCTCGAGGCCAAGGTGGTCGAGGCCATGGGGCCGCCGGCCATCCAGATGGCCGGTGATGACCGCTCGGGTCTGTACGACGCGCGGGTGGCGGCGCGGAAGGCCGCCAAGGACGAGGCGGGCGTGAAGGTGCTCGCCGAGGAGTGGCTGAAGTACCTGGAGGGAGAGGCCGCGAGGGCGCCCAACGCCGACGCGCGCTCGGTCTTCGACTCCCACCGCATGTCCGCCGCCATGAAGCTGGGGCAGATGGAGCGAGTCGTCCCCGCGCTCCTGCAGAGTGAGAAGGACCTGCCCCACGACTACAACCCGCCCGCGCGTCTGTCGTCGGCGTACAAGACGCTGGGCCGTCTGGATGAGGCGCTCGCCGCGAGTGACCGCGCGCTGGCGCTCGTGCAGGGCGCGCGTCGGCTCAGCGTGGTGTCCACCCGCGTGGACATCCTCATCGCGCGCAAGGACTCCGCCGGCGCGGCGAAGACGCTGGAGGACGCCATCGCCTACGCCAAGACGCTGCCCGCCGCGCAGGTGTCGCCGCGTCTGGTGAAGAACCTGGAGAAGAAGCTCACCGAGCTCCAGGCGACGGCCCAGCCCGCGCCGAAGTAG
- a CDS encoding metallophosphoesterase → MNPPRDARIQAALTRARHAVEAGPRSTPPDGVPRRRRLVLGDPQAPFDKVLRILEHQGLLGEDGWLKPDVQLVSVGDHFDWGPPSERDAASRSALELVAWFAAHPADQVLLLLGNHDLARVGEMAGFDDARFAMAQAEADRVYQHGVTDEAGERAFLERWPQVPTAELVARDFGNFRQVQRDWVEHLLRVRRFRAAYAAGPALLVLHAGVTDEDLAVTGLARERSADAHAVAQALNSAVDEQVAGWRGGRLEIPGLHQPGDAAHGEGTGIFYHRPSVKPEDAERTRRTPRRRFDPRRLPAGLTQVLGHTRDKRIRELMGVTSGSARDGVVRHLVTDGARVECAHGAPPPTSAAEAVLVFVDGGMSHCPVEDYELFDLDTRAAVRAAR, encoded by the coding sequence GTGAATCCGCCTCGCGACGCCCGCATCCAGGCCGCCCTCACCCGTGCGAGACACGCGGTGGAGGCCGGGCCTCGTTCCACACCTCCGGATGGCGTCCCCCGCCGAAGGCGGCTCGTCCTGGGGGACCCGCAGGCGCCGTTCGACAAGGTCCTTCGCATCCTGGAGCACCAGGGCCTCCTCGGCGAGGATGGTTGGCTGAAGCCGGACGTGCAGCTCGTCTCGGTGGGGGACCACTTCGACTGGGGACCTCCCTCCGAGCGCGACGCGGCCTCGCGCAGCGCCCTGGAGCTGGTGGCGTGGTTCGCCGCGCACCCCGCCGACCAGGTCCTCTTGCTCCTGGGCAATCATGACCTCGCACGCGTGGGGGAGATGGCGGGCTTCGACGATGCCCGCTTCGCCATGGCACAGGCTGAGGCGGACCGCGTCTATCAACACGGCGTCACCGACGAGGCGGGTGAGCGGGCCTTCCTGGAGCGCTGGCCCCAGGTGCCCACGGCGGAGCTGGTGGCGCGCGACTTCGGCAACTTCCGTCAGGTCCAGCGCGACTGGGTGGAGCACCTCTTGCGCGTGCGCCGCTTCCGCGCCGCATACGCCGCGGGCCCTGCCCTGCTCGTGCTGCACGCGGGTGTCACGGATGAAGACCTGGCGGTGACGGGGCTTGCCCGCGAGCGCTCCGCGGATGCCCACGCGGTGGCCCAGGCGCTCAACTCCGCCGTGGACGAGCAGGTGGCCGGATGGAGGGGCGGGCGGCTGGAGATACCGGGCCTGCACCAACCCGGGGATGCCGCGCACGGCGAGGGCACGGGCATCTTCTATCATCGCCCCAGCGTGAAGCCGGAGGACGCGGAGCGCACGCGGCGGACACCTCGGCGACGCTTCGACCCTCGGCGGCTGCCCGCGGGCCTCACGCAGGTGTTGGGACACACGCGCGACAAGCGCATCCGCGAGCTGATGGGGGTTACGTCGGGCTCGGCCCGCGACGGCGTGGTACGCCACCTGGTGACGGACGGAGCGCGAGTGGAGTGTGCCCACGGAGCGCCTCCGCCCACGAGCGCGGCGGAGGCGGTGCTCGTCTTCGTCGACGGAGGCATGAGCCACTGCCCCGTCGAGGACTACGAGCTGTTCGACCTGGACACACGCGCCGCCGTGCGGGCGGCGCGCTGA
- a CDS encoding LuxR C-terminal-related transcriptional regulator produces the protein MIRLNSEEQRILADLEALLVEAEPGSESLPTVLGALRESLKAERAVAYGVDVGPDRYHISYSHSSGFPQQPGGVFEALESFLSDRESLWGWYDPARPAPAQRNRALHFRSLQESEARQMPLHDLPAYEVGRRLGLSEGELESQRERVNVRSGAVFRQLGMERMAFLRTLVCEGPALLGWLGLMREEPFTEREQRVLQALTPALQRRLTMETRLRESGLMSTALEVAMEALGRAAWVVSGSGRVVHANSAGRVWLERGEPELMEQLRRGAQGIPCSGPLTLTPLRTPGLPSHYLAIDSGTASSAAARVQALSARWSLTARESEVLTHIVQGETNKSIAGRLGCAERTVEVHVTHLLAKAHVESRSALIARFFQTS, from the coding sequence TTGATTCGTTTGAATTCCGAGGAACAACGCATCCTGGCGGATCTGGAAGCCCTGCTCGTGGAAGCGGAGCCGGGCTCAGAATCCCTGCCCACGGTGTTGGGGGCCCTGCGCGAGTCGCTGAAGGCGGAGCGCGCGGTGGCCTACGGCGTCGACGTGGGGCCCGACCGCTATCACATCAGCTACTCTCACAGCTCGGGCTTCCCCCAGCAGCCCGGGGGGGTCTTCGAGGCCCTGGAGAGCTTCCTATCCGACCGGGAGAGTCTCTGGGGATGGTATGACCCGGCACGTCCCGCGCCGGCGCAGCGTAACCGGGCTCTGCATTTCCGCTCGCTCCAGGAGTCGGAGGCGCGGCAGATGCCCTTGCATGACCTGCCCGCCTACGAGGTCGGCCGGCGTCTGGGATTGAGCGAGGGTGAGCTGGAATCACAGCGCGAGCGGGTCAATGTCCGCTCCGGCGCGGTGTTCCGGCAGCTGGGCATGGAGCGGATGGCCTTCCTGCGCACGCTGGTGTGTGAGGGGCCCGCGCTGCTGGGCTGGCTGGGATTGATGCGCGAGGAGCCCTTCACCGAGCGGGAGCAGCGCGTGCTCCAGGCGTTGACGCCCGCGTTGCAGCGGCGTTTGACGATGGAGACGCGGCTGCGCGAGTCGGGGCTGATGTCCACCGCGCTGGAAGTGGCCATGGAGGCGCTGGGCCGCGCGGCCTGGGTCGTCAGCGGCAGCGGGCGGGTGGTGCACGCCAACAGCGCGGGCCGCGTCTGGCTGGAGCGAGGCGAGCCGGAGCTGATGGAGCAATTGCGGCGCGGAGCCCAGGGCATTCCGTGCTCGGGGCCGCTGACGCTCACACCGCTGCGCACGCCGGGGCTGCCCTCGCACTATCTCGCCATCGACTCGGGCACGGCCTCAAGCGCCGCCGCTCGGGTCCAGGCCCTGTCCGCACGCTGGTCGCTCACCGCGCGCGAGTCGGAGGTCCTCACGCACATCGTCCAGGGCGAGACGAACAAGTCCATCGCCGGCAGGCTGGGCTGCGCCGAGCGCACCGTCGAGGTCCACGTCACGCACTTGCTCGCCAAGGCCCATGTGGAGAGCCGCTCCGCCCTCATCGCGCGCTTCTTCCAGACGTCCTGA